In the genome of Nocardia terpenica, one region contains:
- a CDS encoding class I SAM-dependent methyltransferase, protein MRTDDDSWDITESVGATAVGVAAMRAAETRRPDALFQDPYAQKLVDAVGSGWSRLARGEVTAAQAHSSVYGPVGSFMTARTVYFDDYFRAAAADGIRQIVILAAGLDARAYRLEWPSGTVIFELDQPKVLEFKATVLADDVPAADRREVAVDLRQDWPKALRDSGFDPAAPTAWLAEGLLRYLPHQAQDLLFENIVAASAPRSRIALNLGLGQRYATAETRAARADILAQAGIRVDAESLWYPTEGRADPREWFAEHGWTVTPGDAVAVLTGHGREVPETAVPELNRHILMTATRGEDDR, encoded by the coding sequence ATGCGAACCGACGACGACAGCTGGGACATCACCGAGAGTGTGGGCGCCACCGCCGTCGGCGTGGCGGCCATGCGGGCGGCGGAAACCCGCCGCCCGGACGCGCTGTTCCAGGACCCGTACGCGCAGAAGCTGGTGGACGCCGTCGGGTCGGGATGGAGTCGCCTCGCCCGGGGCGAGGTGACCGCGGCGCAGGCCCACAGCAGCGTGTACGGGCCGGTGGGCAGCTTCATGACCGCGCGCACCGTCTATTTCGACGATTACTTCCGGGCGGCGGCCGCCGACGGCATCCGGCAGATCGTGATCCTGGCGGCCGGGCTGGACGCGCGCGCCTATCGGCTCGAATGGCCTTCGGGCACCGTGATTTTCGAGCTCGATCAGCCCAAGGTGCTGGAGTTCAAGGCCACGGTCCTCGCCGACGACGTCCCGGCCGCCGACCGCCGCGAGGTGGCGGTGGACCTGCGCCAGGACTGGCCGAAGGCATTGCGGGACAGCGGTTTCGACCCCGCCGCGCCGACGGCCTGGCTGGCCGAGGGCCTGCTGCGCTACCTGCCGCATCAGGCGCAGGACCTGCTGTTCGAGAACATCGTGGCCGCCAGCGCGCCCCGCAGCCGGATCGCGCTGAACCTCGGGCTGGGGCAGCGGTACGCGACGGCGGAGACCAGGGCCGCGCGGGCGGACATCCTGGCACAGGCCGGGATCCGGGTCGACGCGGAGAGCCTGTGGTACCCCACCGAGGGCCGCGCCGATCCGCGCGAATGGTTCGCCGAGCACGGCTGGACCGTGACGCCGGGTGACGCCGTGGCCGTGCTGACCGGGCACGGCCGCGAGGTGCCCGAAACGGCTGTGCCCGAACTGAACCGACACATTCTGATGACCGCGACGCGAGGAGAAGACGACCGATGA
- a CDS encoding ABC transporter permease → MTPTVTGSGTAAVPRARVPVRWATFRDFLLVPPILLVLVVGYFIDASFVSPANLTNVLTTMSGISLLVLAEVLVLVVGRMDLSLESTFGLAPGVAIWATMGTAKVGAFTWASPWMTIPLALLAGLAVGAVNGLLIVRFGLNGFIVTLAMLIALRGLLTFLTGGFTLTRIPNSVEWLGNSRVLGVPVNIVLCLALFAIGYLVLNYTTAGRALYAVGGNEGAARAAGIRTDTVVIAVLVIAGLLAAIGGLIYTGQFASVQVSQGDGMIFNVFAACVIGGVSLNGGRGSVVGAFFGILILTLIQKLLSYGGVSADSLKFINGALILVALVITRIASGRRQE, encoded by the coding sequence ATGACACCGACCGTCACCGGATCCGGCACCGCTGCGGTCCCGCGCGCGCGAGTTCCGGTGCGCTGGGCCACATTCCGGGACTTCCTGCTGGTGCCGCCGATCCTGCTGGTGCTGGTGGTGGGCTATTTCATCGACGCGAGTTTCGTCTCGCCCGCCAATCTCACCAATGTGCTGACCACCATGAGCGGAATTTCGCTGCTGGTGCTGGCCGAGGTGCTGGTGCTGGTGGTGGGGCGGATGGATCTGTCGCTGGAGTCGACGTTCGGGCTGGCGCCGGGCGTGGCGATCTGGGCGACCATGGGCACCGCCAAGGTGGGCGCCTTCACCTGGGCCTCGCCGTGGATGACGATCCCGCTCGCGCTGCTGGCCGGGCTGGCGGTCGGCGCGGTGAACGGATTACTGATCGTGCGCTTCGGCCTCAACGGGTTCATCGTGACGCTCGCCATGCTGATCGCGCTGCGCGGGCTGCTGACGTTCCTCACCGGTGGGTTCACCCTCACCCGGATCCCGAATTCGGTGGAGTGGCTGGGCAATTCGCGGGTGCTGGGAGTGCCGGTGAACATCGTGCTCTGCCTGGCGCTGTTCGCGATCGGCTATCTGGTGCTGAACTACACCACGGCCGGGCGGGCGCTGTACGCGGTGGGCGGCAACGAGGGTGCGGCGCGGGCCGCCGGTATCCGCACCGACACCGTGGTGATCGCGGTGCTGGTGATCGCGGGGTTGCTGGCCGCGATCGGCGGGCTCATCTACACCGGGCAGTTCGCCAGCGTCCAGGTCAGCCAGGGCGACGGCATGATCTTCAATGTGTTCGCCGCCTGCGTGATCGGCGGCGTCTCGCTCAACGGCGGGCGCGGCTCGGTGGTGGGCGCGTTCTTCGGCATCCTGATCCTCACCCTGATCCAGAAGCTGCTGTCCTACGGCGGGGTCAGCGCGGACTCGTTGAAGTTCATCAATGGGGCGCTCATTCTCGTCGCCCTCGTCATCACCCGAATCGCCAGCGGGCGCCGACAGGAGTGA
- a CDS encoding enolase C-terminal domain-like protein: MAYITALDTFDVRFPTSAHLDGSDAMNPDPDYSAAYAILRTDDPHAPDGHGFAFTIGRGNDVQRTAIHALAHLVVGRTVDEITGDLGGFARALTDDSQLRWLGPEKGVMHMAIGAVINAAWDLAAKRAGKPVWRLVSELTPEQIVALVDFRYLTDALTPDEALTMLRRAAPGRAERTAHLLTSGYPAYTTSPGWLGYSDAKLARLSRQAVADGFAVIKIKVGRDVDEDLRRVTIAREAIGPNVGLAVDANQRWGVHEAAEWISRLAPARLSWVEEPTSPDDILGHAEIRRRVAPVRISTGEHGHNRILFKQLLQAGAVDVLQIDAARVGGVNENLAILLLAAKFGVPVIPHAGGVGLCELVQHLAMIDYVAISGTQEGRAIEFVDHLHEHFRDPVRVVGGRYLAPRAPGFSAELLPASLRDHTYPTGAAWQGSATLAQLSAKEQENS; this comes from the coding sequence ATGGCATACATCACCGCGCTCGACACGTTCGATGTCCGGTTCCCGACGTCGGCACACCTGGACGGCTCGGACGCGATGAACCCCGACCCCGACTACTCGGCCGCCTACGCGATCCTGCGCACCGACGATCCGCACGCCCCCGACGGGCACGGCTTCGCCTTCACCATCGGTCGCGGCAACGACGTGCAGCGCACCGCCATTCACGCGCTCGCGCACCTGGTGGTGGGCCGCACCGTCGACGAGATCACCGGCGACCTGGGCGGTTTCGCCCGCGCGCTCACCGACGACTCGCAGCTGCGCTGGCTGGGCCCGGAGAAGGGCGTCATGCACATGGCGATCGGCGCGGTGATCAACGCCGCCTGGGACCTGGCGGCCAAGCGCGCGGGAAAACCGGTGTGGCGGTTGGTGTCCGAGCTCACGCCGGAACAGATCGTCGCGCTGGTCGACTTCCGCTATCTCACCGACGCCCTCACCCCGGACGAGGCGCTGACCATGCTGCGCCGCGCCGCCCCCGGCCGCGCCGAGCGCACCGCGCACCTGCTGACCTCCGGCTACCCGGCCTACACCACCTCGCCGGGCTGGCTCGGCTATTCCGATGCCAAGCTGGCGCGGCTGTCCCGGCAGGCGGTCGCCGACGGCTTCGCCGTGATCAAGATCAAGGTCGGCCGCGATGTGGACGAGGATCTGCGCCGGGTGACGATCGCCCGCGAGGCCATCGGCCCGAATGTCGGCCTGGCCGTGGACGCCAATCAGCGCTGGGGCGTTCACGAAGCGGCGGAATGGATTTCGCGCCTGGCCCCGGCCCGGCTGTCCTGGGTGGAGGAGCCCACCAGCCCCGACGACATCCTCGGGCACGCCGAGATCCGCCGCCGGGTGGCGCCGGTGCGCATCTCCACCGGCGAGCACGGGCACAATCGCATCCTGTTCAAGCAGCTGCTGCAGGCCGGAGCGGTGGACGTGCTGCAGATCGACGCCGCGCGGGTCGGCGGCGTCAACGAGAATCTGGCAATCCTGTTGCTGGCGGCCAAGTTCGGGGTGCCGGTGATCCCGCACGCGGGCGGGGTCGGGCTGTGCGAGCTGGTCCAGCATCTGGCGATGATCGACTACGTGGCGATCTCGGGCACCCAGGAGGGTCGCGCCATCGAGTTCGTCGACCACCTGCACGAGCACTTCCGCGATCCGGTGCGGGTGGTCGGCGGGCGCTATCTGGCCCCGCGCGCACCGGGTTTCAGCGCCGAGCTGCTGCCCGCGTCGCTGCGCGACCACACCTATCCCACCGGCGCCGCCTGGCAGGGTTCGGCGACACTAGCGCAGCTTTCCGCGAAGGAGCAGGAAAACTCATGA
- a CDS encoding alpha-hydroxy acid oxidase: MTTRRIPKPRDLAPLMKFERPFGGRGRKLARAQTIWDLREMARRRTPRVAFDYTDGAADGEVSLGRAREAFRDIEFRPAILRNVAEVEVGTTVLGKAVRLPFGIAPTGFTRMMHTAGEIAGARAAERAGIPFTLSTMGTTAIEDLAAATGAGARNWFQLYMWKDRDRSMALVDRAAKAGFDTLVVTVDVPVAGNRLRDVRNGMTVPPSITLGGALDALRRPWWWWDFLTTEPLSFASLDRWSGTVAAMLDSMFDPTVDFDDLAWIRSRWPGQVLVKGVQTVDDAKLLASVGVDGIVLSNHGGRQLDRAPVPLHLLPSVVRAVGDDLEIHLDTGIMHGADIVAALALGARFTLIGRAYLYGLMAGGEAGVDRAVEILRDQIVRTVKLLGVSSLDELEPAHVRLLERYRPH, translated from the coding sequence ATGACGACTCGCCGAATTCCCAAGCCACGAGATCTGGCCCCGCTCATGAAGTTCGAGCGGCCGTTCGGGGGGCGGGGGCGGAAATTGGCTCGGGCGCAGACTATTTGGGATTTGCGGGAGATGGCGCGGCGGCGGACGCCCAGGGTTGCGTTCGATTACACCGATGGGGCCGCGGATGGGGAGGTGAGTCTGGGGCGGGCTCGGGAGGCGTTTCGGGATATCGAGTTTCGGCCCGCGATCTTGCGGAATGTGGCGGAGGTCGAGGTGGGGACCACGGTGCTCGGGAAGGCCGTGCGGCTGCCGTTCGGGATCGCGCCCACCGGGTTCACCCGCATGATGCATACGGCGGGGGAGATCGCGGGGGCGCGGGCCGCCGAGCGGGCCGGGATTCCGTTCACGCTGTCCACCATGGGCACGACCGCGATCGAGGATCTTGCCGCGGCCACCGGTGCGGGGGCGCGCAATTGGTTTCAGCTGTACATGTGGAAGGACCGGGACCGGTCGATGGCGCTGGTGGATCGGGCCGCGAAGGCCGGATTCGACACGCTGGTGGTCACCGTCGACGTGCCCGTGGCCGGAAATCGGTTGCGCGATGTCCGCAATGGCATGACGGTCCCGCCCTCGATCACGCTCGGCGGGGCGCTGGACGCGCTGCGCCGCCCCTGGTGGTGGTGGGACTTCCTGACCACCGAGCCGCTGTCGTTCGCCTCGCTGGACCGCTGGTCGGGCACCGTCGCCGCGATGCTCGACTCCATGTTCGACCCGACCGTCGACTTCGACGACCTGGCCTGGATCCGGTCGCGCTGGCCGGGGCAGGTGCTGGTCAAGGGCGTGCAGACCGTCGACGACGCCAAACTGCTGGCGAGCGTGGGCGTGGACGGCATCGTGCTGTCCAATCACGGTGGCCGCCAGCTGGATCGGGCGCCGGTGCCGCTGCATCTGCTGCCCTCGGTGGTGCGCGCGGTCGGCGACGACCTCGAGATCCACCTCGACACCGGCATCATGCACGGCGCGGACATCGTCGCCGCGCTGGCCCTGGGCGCGCGGTTCACCCTGATCGGCCGCGCGTATCTGTACGGCCTGATGGCGGGCGGCGAGGCGGGCGTGGACCGCGCCGTCGAGATCCTGCGCGACCAGATCGTGCGGACCGTCAAACTGCTCGGCGTCTCGTCGCTGGACGAGCTCGAGCCTGCCCATGTCCGGCTGCTGGAGCGCTACCGGCCGCACTGA
- a CDS encoding sugar ABC transporter ATP-binding protein: protein MTETSAPEHIPADTPIAEAIGVTKRFGRTTALDRVGLRVTAGRTHALVGRNGAGKSTLVSILTGLATPDEGEVRFQGEPAPAPADRDGWRSRVACVYQHSTIIPELSVAENLFVNRQGLGGRVIRWHTLRARARELLDTWSVPVDVDTVARELSVEHRQLVEIARSLSHGTRFIILDEPTAQLDGPAIKRLFARIRDLQAQGVTFLFISHHLDETYEICSDITVFRDARHIVTAPAAELGKPELIAAMTGDSVALETAAPRTAPDRGPAPVLRVENLTRPGEFTDIGLDVWGGEIVGLAGGGSSGRIEVAETIVGLRRAAAGSVLVSGAPVRRSGVRAARQAGIGFVPRDRHDEGLVLSMSVADNATLTVPRKLGRFGLLSRRTRNTLVRTAIGELDIKTGGPDQGVAELSGGNQQKVVFARALATDPAVLVLITPTAGVDVRSKETLRAVVRAAADRGTAILVVSDELDDLRDCDRVLVMVQGALTTTYDKGWDDRELVAAMEGLT from the coding sequence GTGACCGAAACCTCAGCGCCCGAACACATTCCGGCCGATACCCCGATCGCCGAGGCGATCGGCGTCACCAAACGCTTCGGCCGCACCACCGCACTCGACCGGGTCGGGCTGCGGGTCACCGCGGGCCGCACCCACGCGCTGGTGGGTCGCAACGGCGCGGGAAAGTCCACGCTGGTGTCGATCCTGACCGGACTCGCGACTCCGGACGAGGGCGAGGTGCGATTCCAGGGCGAGCCCGCCCCGGCGCCCGCGGACCGCGACGGCTGGCGCTCCCGGGTGGCGTGCGTGTACCAGCATTCGACCATCATTCCCGAGCTGTCGGTGGCCGAGAACCTGTTCGTGAACCGGCAGGGCCTGGGCGGGCGCGTGATCCGCTGGCACACCCTGCGCGCCCGGGCGCGGGAACTGCTCGACACCTGGTCGGTGCCGGTCGATGTGGACACCGTGGCCCGGGAGCTGTCGGTGGAGCATCGGCAGCTGGTGGAGATCGCCCGCTCGCTGTCGCACGGCACCCGCTTCATCATCCTGGACGAGCCGACCGCGCAGCTGGACGGCCCCGCGATCAAACGGCTGTTCGCCCGCATCCGCGATCTCCAGGCGCAGGGCGTGACCTTCCTGTTCATCTCGCACCATCTGGACGAGACCTACGAGATCTGTTCCGACATCACGGTTTTCCGCGACGCCCGGCACATCGTCACCGCGCCCGCGGCGGAGCTGGGCAAGCCGGAGCTCATCGCGGCCATGACCGGCGATTCCGTCGCGCTGGAGACCGCGGCGCCACGAACGGCGCCCGATCGCGGCCCGGCCCCGGTGCTGCGGGTGGAAAACCTCACCCGCCCCGGCGAATTCACCGACATCGGGCTGGACGTGTGGGGCGGGGAGATCGTCGGGCTGGCCGGTGGCGGCAGCAGCGGCCGGATCGAGGTCGCCGAGACCATTGTCGGATTGCGCCGGGCGGCAGCGGGTTCGGTGCTGGTGTCCGGGGCTCCGGTGCGCCGCAGCGGTGTTCGCGCCGCCCGCCAGGCCGGTATCGGATTCGTCCCGCGCGACCGGCACGACGAGGGCCTGGTGCTGTCGATGAGCGTGGCCGACAATGCCACCCTCACCGTGCCCCGCAAACTCGGCCGCTTCGGCCTGCTGTCGCGCCGCACCCGGAACACGCTGGTGCGCACCGCGATCGGCGAGCTCGATATCAAGACCGGCGGACCCGATCAGGGTGTCGCCGAGCTGTCCGGCGGCAATCAGCAGAAGGTGGTCTTCGCGCGGGCGCTGGCCACCGATCCCGCTGTCCTGGTCCTCATCACCCCCACCGCCGGAGTCGACGTGCGCTCCAAGGAAACCCTGCGCGCCGTGGTCCGCGCCGCTGCCGACCGCGGCACCGCGATCCTGGTCGTCTCCGACGAACTCGACGACCTCCGCGACTGCGACCGAGTGCTGGTCATGGTCCAGGGCGCACTGACTACCACCTACGACAAGGGTTGGGACGACCGGGAACTCGTCGCCGCCATGGAAGGACTGACATGA
- a CDS encoding SDR family NAD(P)-dependent oxidoreductase, translating into MGHGELDGLAAVVTGGGSGIGKAVAAAFLAAGARVAVLDLRPGAAPEPGGLALECDVCDDDSVRAAIAAAAAGFGRLDIVVNNAGIGAQGTVEDNSDDEWRRVLEVNVLGAVRVSRAALPHLRRSPAAAIVNTCSIAATTGLPDRAAYSASKGAILALTRAMAADHLPEGIRVNCVNPGTVDTPWVQRLLAASDNPTAELSALRARQPHGRLVTADEVAAAVLYLAGPHASSTAGTMLEVDAGMHSLRLRPAEK; encoded by the coding sequence ATGGGGCACGGGGAGTTGGACGGGCTGGCGGCGGTGGTCACCGGCGGTGGGTCGGGTATCGGAAAGGCCGTGGCCGCAGCGTTTCTGGCCGCGGGCGCGCGGGTGGCGGTGCTGGACCTGCGGCCGGGCGCCGCGCCGGAGCCGGGTGGCCTCGCCCTGGAATGCGATGTGTGCGACGACGATTCGGTGCGGGCCGCGATCGCGGCGGCGGCCGCGGGGTTCGGGCGGCTCGACATCGTGGTCAACAACGCGGGCATCGGCGCGCAGGGCACCGTGGAGGACAACTCCGACGACGAGTGGCGGCGCGTGCTGGAGGTGAATGTGCTGGGCGCGGTGCGGGTTTCGCGCGCCGCGCTGCCGCACCTGCGCCGCTCCCCGGCCGCCGCCATCGTCAACACCTGCTCGATCGCGGCCACCACCGGCCTGCCCGACCGCGCCGCCTACAGCGCCAGCAAGGGCGCCATCCTCGCCCTCACCCGCGCCATGGCCGCCGACCACCTCCCCGAGGGCATCCGGGTGAACTGCGTCAACCCCGGCACCGTCGACACCCCCTGGGTGCAGCGCCTGCTGGCCGCCAGCGACAACCCCACCGCCGAACTGTCCGCCCTGCGCGCCCGCCAGCCCCACGGCCGCCTGGTGACCGCGGACGAGGTAGCCGCGGCCGTCCTGTATCTGGCCGGGCCACACGCCTCCTCGACCGCAGGCACCATGCTGGAGGTCGACGCGGGCATGCACTCCCTGCGCCTGCGCCCGGCCGAGAAGTAA
- a CDS encoding L-rhamnose mutarotase — MRIALHTRLKPGMAEEYRQAHREVPPELEAAIRAAGATDWTIWRSGPDLFHVIECHSYHALLEQLSGLPVNIAWQQRMDTYLAVPHDYSAADAALPVVWELNPAHEEPDA, encoded by the coding sequence ATGCGAATCGCCTTGCACACCAGGCTGAAACCGGGCATGGCGGAGGAGTATCGGCAGGCGCACCGGGAGGTGCCGCCGGAGCTCGAGGCCGCCATTCGCGCCGCGGGCGCCACCGACTGGACGATCTGGCGCAGCGGACCGGATCTGTTCCACGTCATCGAGTGCCACTCGTATCATGCCCTGCTGGAACAGCTTTCCGGCCTGCCGGTGAATATCGCGTGGCAGCAGCGGATGGATACGTATCTGGCCGTGCCGCACGACTATTCGGCGGCCGATGCCGCGCTGCCGGTGGTCTGGGAGCTGAATCCCGCGCACGAGGAGCCCGATGCGTGA
- a CDS encoding argininosuccinate synthase — translation MAERVVLAYSGGLDTSVAISWIGKETGAEVVAVAIDLGQGGEDMNVVRQRALDCGAVEAIVVDARDEFADQYCLPTVQANALYMGRYPLVSAISRPLIVKHLVDAAEYHNADTVAHGCTGKGNDQVRFEVGIGALAPDLKVIAPVRDYAWTREKAIVFAEENRLPITVSKKSPFSIDQNLWGRAVETGFLEDLWNAPTKDVYDYTVDPTVNFEAPDELIVTFDKGVPIAIDGRPVSVLEAITELNTRAGRQGVGRLDMVEDRLVGIKSREIYEAPGAIALIAAHQELEAVTIERELGRYKRQVEQRWGELVYDGLWFSPLKRALDAFVQSTQEHVSGEIRMVLHGGNVVVNGRRSEESLYDFNLATYDEGDTFDQSLAKGFVQIHGLSSKVAARRDLGKKN, via the coding sequence ATGGCCGAACGCGTCGTACTCGCCTACTCCGGCGGGTTGGACACCTCCGTCGCCATCAGCTGGATCGGCAAGGAGACCGGCGCCGAGGTGGTCGCGGTCGCGATCGACCTGGGGCAGGGCGGCGAGGACATGAACGTCGTGCGCCAGCGCGCCCTGGACTGCGGCGCCGTCGAGGCGATCGTGGTGGACGCCCGCGACGAGTTCGCCGATCAGTACTGCCTGCCGACCGTGCAGGCCAACGCCCTCTACATGGGCCGCTACCCGCTGGTCTCGGCCATCAGCCGCCCGCTCATCGTCAAGCATCTGGTCGACGCCGCCGAGTACCACAACGCCGACACCGTCGCGCACGGTTGCACCGGCAAGGGCAACGACCAGGTCCGCTTCGAGGTCGGCATCGGCGCGCTCGCCCCCGACCTGAAGGTGATCGCGCCGGTCCGCGACTATGCCTGGACCCGCGAGAAGGCCATCGTCTTCGCCGAGGAGAACCGTCTCCCGATCACCGTCTCCAAGAAGTCGCCGTTCTCCATCGACCAGAACCTGTGGGGCCGCGCGGTCGAGACCGGCTTCCTCGAGGACCTGTGGAACGCGCCGACCAAGGACGTCTACGACTACACCGTCGACCCCACGGTCAACTTCGAGGCCCCCGACGAGCTCATCGTCACCTTCGACAAGGGCGTCCCGATCGCCATCGACGGCCGCCCGGTGAGCGTGCTCGAGGCCATCACCGAGCTGAACACGCGGGCCGGACGGCAGGGCGTGGGCCGCCTCGACATGGTCGAGGACCGGCTGGTCGGCATCAAGAGCCGCGAGATCTACGAGGCGCCGGGCGCCATCGCCCTCATCGCCGCGCATCAGGAGCTGGAGGCCGTCACCATCGAGCGCGAACTCGGCCGGTACAAGCGGCAGGTCGAGCAGCGCTGGGGCGAGCTGGTCTACGACGGCCTGTGGTTCTCCCCGCTGAAGCGGGCGCTGGACGCGTTCGTGCAGTCCACCCAGGAGCACGTGTCCGGCGAGATCCGGATGGTGCTGCACGGCGGCAACGTGGTCGTCAACGGCCGCCGCAGCGAGGAGTCGCTGTACGACTTCAACCTGGCCACCTACGACGAGGGCGACACCTTCGACCAGTCGCTGGCCAAGGGCTTCGTGCAGATCCACGGCCTGTCGTCCAAGGTTGCCGCGCGCCGGGACCTGGGGAAGAAGAACTAG
- a CDS encoding chitinase, whose amino-acid sequence MFKSSLRILLFVSSVAVATVLGGVAKESVASPPGVSPPPQRATAAAFSPYADTSMYPAFDLLAASSASGVNHFNLAFIIEGGQCDPKWGGTTDLGQNPTANQIGALRAAGGDVRISFGGEAGIELAQSCGSVADLKAAYEKVITSTGVQSLDFDIEGAAVADQASNTKRNQAIAQMQRDYPGLQVSFTLPVMPEGLTQDGVNLLSDAVSNGVKFTAVNIMTMDYGGGYTGDMGAYATQAATASQAQVAQVLGTSDAWAEIAMTPMIGVNDVAGETFTLDDAATVAGFASSHGLAWTSMWSAGRDKQCPSGMAASPSCSGVPQDPWAFSKAFSAAGRQ is encoded by the coding sequence GTGTTCAAGTCGTCTCTGCGGATATTGTTGTTCGTTTCTTCGGTCGCCGTCGCGACCGTGCTGGGTGGCGTCGCGAAAGAATCCGTCGCGAGCCCACCCGGCGTATCGCCCCCGCCGCAGCGAGCTACCGCGGCCGCGTTCTCGCCCTATGCCGACACCTCGATGTACCCGGCCTTCGATCTGCTGGCCGCGTCCTCGGCGAGCGGGGTCAACCATTTCAATCTGGCCTTCATCATCGAGGGCGGCCAGTGCGATCCGAAATGGGGCGGCACCACCGATCTGGGGCAGAACCCGACCGCGAATCAAATCGGCGCGCTGCGCGCGGCCGGCGGTGATGTGCGAATCTCGTTCGGTGGCGAGGCCGGTATCGAACTGGCCCAGTCGTGCGGTTCGGTGGCCGACCTGAAGGCGGCCTACGAAAAGGTGATCACCTCGACCGGCGTGCAGTCGCTCGACTTCGATATCGAGGGCGCGGCCGTCGCCGATCAGGCGTCGAACACCAAACGCAACCAGGCCATCGCGCAGATGCAGCGGGATTATCCCGGCCTGCAGGTGTCGTTCACGCTGCCGGTCATGCCCGAGGGATTGACCCAGGACGGGGTGAATCTGCTGAGCGACGCGGTGAGCAACGGCGTCAAGTTCACCGCCGTGAACATCATGACGATGGATTACGGCGGCGGCTACACCGGCGATATGGGCGCCTACGCCACCCAGGCGGCGACCGCGTCGCAGGCGCAGGTGGCGCAGGTGCTCGGCACCTCCGACGCCTGGGCCGAGATCGCGATGACCCCGATGATCGGCGTCAACGACGTGGCCGGTGAGACCTTCACCCTCGACGACGCGGCGACCGTGGCCGGTTTCGCGAGCTCGCACGGCCTGGCCTGGACCTCGATGTGGTCGGCCGGACGCGACAAGCAGTGCCCCAGCGGCATGGCCGCCTCGCCGTCCTGCTCGGGCGTGCCCCAGGACCCGTGGGCGTTCTCCAAGGCGTTCTCCGCCGCGGGGAGGCAATAG
- a CDS encoding sugar ABC transporter substrate-binding protein, with the protein MNTRMIGTTVAAALLVTASAGCAREPLPGRGSAPAPSVGGGAANGVLVGADQPRSDSDFWSAYAAYLGPKAAAAGIKLENTSSDNDANRLKSNVDTLLSKNVRALIIAPQDTAAVKPAIAAATARAVPVVTVDTRPDSGGAYMVVRADNRAYGTKSCTYLGETLHGTGKVVEFQGDLASINGRDRSEAFADCMRSKYPGIKVIEIPTDWQGDKAVSGLQDKLLTDPDINGIYMQAGGIFLQPTLALLRRTGKLVKAGRPGHITIVSNDGIRAELDAIDSGDIDATVSQPADLYAQYAAYYAKAATEGRKFTPGPTDHGSVIVDTGTAGQLEDQLPAPVVTRSGGKVGDLDTVASGDPGLWGRAH; encoded by the coding sequence ATGAACACCAGGATGATCGGCACGACGGTGGCCGCGGCGCTCCTCGTCACCGCCTCGGCCGGGTGCGCACGCGAACCGCTGCCGGGCCGCGGTTCGGCCCCGGCGCCGAGCGTCGGCGGCGGGGCCGCGAACGGCGTCCTCGTCGGCGCGGATCAGCCGCGCTCGGACTCCGACTTCTGGAGCGCCTACGCCGCCTACCTCGGTCCGAAGGCCGCCGCGGCCGGGATCAAGCTGGAGAACACCTCCTCCGACAACGATGCCAACCGGCTCAAATCCAATGTGGACACGCTGCTGTCGAAGAACGTCCGGGCGCTCATCATCGCCCCGCAGGACACCGCCGCGGTCAAACCGGCGATCGCCGCCGCGACCGCCCGCGCCGTGCCGGTGGTCACCGTCGACACCCGCCCCGACAGCGGCGGCGCATATATGGTGGTGCGCGCGGACAATCGCGCCTACGGCACCAAGTCCTGCACCTATCTCGGTGAAACCCTGCACGGCACAGGCAAGGTCGTGGAGTTCCAGGGCGATCTGGCCTCGATCAACGGCCGCGACCGCTCCGAGGCGTTCGCCGACTGCATGCGGTCGAAGTACCCGGGTATCAAGGTGATCGAGATCCCGACCGACTGGCAGGGCGACAAGGCGGTGTCCGGCCTGCAGGACAAGCTGCTCACCGATCCCGATATCAACGGCATCTACATGCAGGCGGGCGGCATCTTCCTGCAACCGACGCTGGCGCTGCTGCGCCGCACCGGCAAACTCGTGAAAGCCGGTCGGCCGGGCCACATTACGATCGTGTCCAACGATGGCATCAGGGCCGAGCTGGACGCGATCGACTCCGGCGACATCGATGCGACGGTCTCCCAGCCCGCCGACCTCTACGCGCAATACGCGGCCTATTACGCCAAGGCGGCCACGGAGGGACGGAAATTCACGCCCGGCCCGACCGACCACGGCTCGGTCATCGTCGACACCGGCACCGCGGGCCAGCTCGAGGATCAGCTGCCCGCCCCGGTGGTCACCCGCTCCGGCGGCAAGGTCGGCGACCTGGACACCGTGGCGAGCGGCGACCCCGGGCTGTGGGGCCGCGCCCACTGA